The following proteins are co-located in the Candidatus Woesearchaeota archaeon genome:
- the leuS gene encoding leucine--tRNA ligase, which produces MEFRKIEQKWQKKWEESKIYEVTEISNKPKYYVLDMFPYPSGAGLHIGHAFVFSLGDIFARFKRLQGYNVLYPIGYDALGLPAENAAIKDNTHPEDYTKKSIANFMRQQKAMGWSYDWSRTVNTSTPEFYQWDQWIFLQMLKKGIAYRKKAPVNWCHKCQSVLANEQVTNGKCWRHEDTNIEIKHLEQWFLKITNYAEELLNHDKLKWPETAKKLQKHWIGKSYGTQVIFKVNDKDFPIFTTRPDTLYGVTFMVISAQHTNLMDFVAKEQETKVKNFLKKIKSVSEKDMEELEKEGVFTGSYAVNPLTAEKVPIWAGNFVLAEYGTGMVMAVPAHDQRDFEFAKKYDIPIKIVIQPEQKLKLEETKKAYTESGKLINSGEFNGLDNQKAIEEITKHLESLKLGKKTIQYKLRDWLISRQRYWGTPIPIIYCKKCGITPVSESELPIKLPKEVTFGEGNPLLTNEKWVNVKCPKCNSNARRETDTMDTFANSSWYFLRYTDPHNNQKIFDTKKANYWAPIDQYIGGPEHITMHLIYIRFYTKFLRDLGLLNFDEPALRYFTQGIVKGSDGEKMSKSKNNIVEPLEMIERFGADSLRLYLVSNSAPDSDFDWNDIGMISNHKFIVKVYERFSNFKSGATNKKIESKLHKTIKDITVYIDEFKHNLAVIKLRELFKIISTEPISKETAESFIKMLHVYCPFITEELWEKLGNKNFISSSIWPKYDIDKIDPIAEYKDELIEHIKGDITKVLELINLKNPNRITLIISAQWKYDFLLKFKHLIQETRDSKSIIKSMMQTELKIHSQDIIKRIPLLLKDISKMPLIILTQETEKETIENSKNLLENEFNCSIEIYIAESSSEKKANNAMPGKPAILIE; this is translated from the coding sequence ATGGAATTTAGAAAAATTGAACAAAAATGGCAAAAAAAATGGGAAGAATCCAAAATATATGAAGTAACAGAAATTTCAAACAAACCAAAATATTACGTTCTTGATATGTTCCCTTATCCTTCCGGTGCAGGTTTACATATAGGACATGCCTTTGTATTTTCATTGGGAGACATTTTTGCAAGATTTAAAAGGTTACAAGGATATAATGTCCTTTATCCTATCGGTTACGATGCTTTAGGTTTGCCTGCCGAAAACGCCGCAATCAAAGATAACACGCATCCAGAAGATTATACAAAAAAATCCATTGCAAATTTCATGCGCCAACAAAAAGCAATGGGGTGGAGTTATGACTGGTCAAGAACAGTTAACACTTCAACACCTGAATTTTATCAATGGGATCAGTGGATATTCTTACAAATGTTAAAGAAAGGGATTGCCTACAGAAAAAAAGCCCCGGTTAATTGGTGCCATAAATGCCAATCAGTTCTTGCCAATGAACAAGTTACTAATGGTAAATGTTGGAGACACGAAGATACGAATATTGAAATTAAACACCTAGAACAATGGTTTCTTAAAATAACAAATTATGCCGAGGAATTGCTTAACCATGATAAGCTTAAATGGCCGGAAACAGCTAAAAAATTACAGAAACATTGGATTGGTAAAAGTTATGGAACTCAAGTAATTTTTAAAGTTAATGATAAAGATTTCCCAATCTTTACAACTAGGCCTGACACTCTTTATGGCGTTACATTTATGGTAATTTCTGCGCAGCACACAAATTTAATGGACTTTGTTGCAAAAGAACAAGAAACTAAAGTTAAAAATTTCTTAAAAAAAATTAAATCTGTCAGCGAAAAAGACATGGAAGAACTAGAAAAGGAGGGAGTATTTACAGGCAGCTATGCTGTTAATCCTCTAACTGCGGAAAAAGTGCCTATATGGGCAGGTAACTTTGTACTCGCTGAATATGGGACAGGAATGGTAATGGCAGTGCCTGCGCATGACCAGAGAGATTTTGAATTCGCTAAAAAATATGATATTCCCATCAAAATTGTTATTCAACCTGAACAAAAATTAAAACTGGAAGAGACAAAAAAAGCATACACTGAATCGGGTAAACTGATTAACTCGGGCGAATTTAACGGTTTAGATAATCAAAAAGCAATTGAAGAAATAACTAAACATTTGGAATCATTGAAACTAGGCAAAAAAACAATACAATACAAATTAAGAGACTGGTTAATATCAAGACAAAGATATTGGGGGACTCCAATACCGATTATTTATTGCAAAAAATGTGGAATTACCCCCGTTTCCGAATCAGAATTGCCAATTAAACTTCCAAAAGAAGTTACATTTGGAGAAGGCAACCCTTTATTAACAAATGAAAAATGGGTAAATGTAAAATGTCCTAAATGCAACTCTAATGCAAGAAGAGAAACAGATACAATGGACACTTTTGCAAACTCTTCGTGGTACTTTTTAAGATATACAGACCCCCATAACAACCAAAAAATATTCGATACCAAAAAAGCCAATTACTGGGCTCCCATTGACCAGTATATTGGGGGGCCTGAACATATAACTATGCATTTAATTTACATTAGATTTTATACAAAATTTTTAAGAGATTTAGGTTTGCTAAATTTTGATGAGCCTGCGCTAAGATACTTTACACAGGGAATTGTTAAAGGCAGTGACGGTGAAAAAATGTCAAAATCAAAGAACAACATAGTTGAACCTCTTGAAATGATTGAAAGATTTGGCGCAGATTCGTTAAGACTATATCTAGTGTCAAACTCTGCGCCGGACAGCGATTTTGATTGGAATGATATTGGTATGATATCAAACCATAAATTCATAGTTAAAGTTTATGAGCGCTTCTCTAACTTTAAATCAGGGGCTACAAATAAAAAAATAGAAAGTAAGCTGCACAAAACCATCAAAGATATAACTGTATACATTGACGAATTCAAACATAATTTGGCAGTAATAAAATTAAGAGAATTATTTAAAATAATTTCAACTGAACCAATTAGTAAAGAAACTGCAGAGTCATTCATTAAAATGTTGCATGTATATTGCCCGTTCATAACTGAAGAGCTATGGGAAAAGCTTGGCAATAAAAACTTTATTAGCAGTTCTATCTGGCCAAAGTATGACATCGACAAGATAGATCCAATTGCAGAATACAAAGATGAACTTATTGAACATATTAAAGGAGATATTACGAAAGTTCTTGAACTTATCAACCTTAAAAATCCAAATAGGATAACTCTTATTATAAGCGCCCAATGGAAATATGATTTCTTATTAAAATTTAAACATTTAATCCAAGAAACAAGAGACTCAAAATCAATTATCAAATCAATGATGCAAACTGAATTAAAAATACACAGTCAAGACATAATAAAACGTATACCTTTGCTGCTGAAAGATATTTCAAAAATGCCTTTAATAATTTTAACTCAAGAAACTGAAAAAGAAACGATTGAAAACTCTAAAAATTTACTTGAAAATGAATTTAATTGCAGCATTGAAATTTATATTGCAGAATCAAGCTCAGAAAAAAAGGCAAACAATGCGATGCCTGGCAAACCTGCGATTTTAATAGAATGA
- a CDS encoding MBL fold metallo-hydrolase: MSSKIIFLGTAGDSIVTGKQHRASGGIIIDLDDNFYHINPGPGTLVRASQYNINLRQNIALLVSSNDLIEANDTNAVIDSMTYAGLDMRGVLIAHSTVIEKTLADKQKQQISKIIHAQPGKKLAIENTDILVLKTTSETELGFKFQTSDFVLSYTGNTDYSDEIINQYENSDIIIMNVNNPGNMHVEGQLCTNDAIKIINKLKPQLVILTHFGMKMLKADPIYEAREIQMKTQVQTVAAKDGFILIPNNFNSKIKQQTLLDLKIPKKPLIKNNIEEEELY, from the coding sequence ATGAGCTCGAAAATAATATTTTTAGGAACGGCAGGAGATTCTATCGTAACTGGAAAACAGCACAGAGCATCCGGCGGAATAATTATAGACCTAGATGACAATTTTTACCACATTAATCCCGGGCCAGGAACATTAGTAAGAGCTTCCCAATATAACATAAACCTAAGACAGAATATTGCGCTTCTTGTTTCTTCAAACGATTTAATTGAAGCTAACGATACGAACGCCGTAATAGATTCAATGACATATGCCGGACTGGATATGCGGGGAGTATTAATTGCGCATTCAACCGTAATTGAAAAAACCCTTGCTGATAAACAAAAACAACAAATTTCAAAAATAATACATGCTCAGCCGGGTAAAAAACTTGCAATTGAGAATACAGATATTTTGGTATTAAAAACTACATCTGAAACAGAGCTCGGTTTCAAGTTCCAGACTTCGGATTTTGTGCTTTCATATACCGGAAATACAGATTATAGTGACGAAATTATTAATCAATATGAAAATTCAGACATTATAATTATGAATGTAAACAACCCGGGGAATATGCATGTTGAAGGCCAACTTTGTACAAATGATGCAATAAAAATAATCAACAAGTTAAAACCTCAGTTGGTTATATTAACACATTTTGGAATGAAAATGTTAAAAGCCGATCCTATATACGAAGCAAGAGAAATTCAAATGAAAACCCAAGTACAGACTGTAGCAGCTAAAGATGGCTTTATTCTTATACCGAATAATTTTAATTCTAAAATTAAACAACAAACGTTGTTAGACTTAAAAATTCCTAAAA